TCTAGTGCCTCACAGCAAGGACAGGTGACTGGAACAAAAGGATCCCACTCCGATCCCTGACTCCTAGGGCACTGTCTTTGAAAAGGGTCTGTCCCTAacaatggggatggggatggggccaGAGAGTGTGAGGATACCTTGCATCCCTGCATCCCAGAACCAGGCTCAGCAGCAGCTGCATACCTTAGGTGCTGGGGGTTCCCCCCTGCCTGGGGTGTCGGCACCTGCCTCCTGGGCAGCTGCTTCCTTCTTCCATTGTTCCACCTCTTGCTCAGCTTTCTGAGAGACAAAGGCAATTCTCAGTGAGGGCAGTCCTTACTCCTACCCTGTCCCACCCAAGAGAGAAGCAGCCTCTGCCCTTCCCACTGCCCATGCAGAAAGGCTTCAGGGCTCCCAGCCCACCACCACACATATGTACCTTATACGCCTTGATGAAACGGCTGAAGAGGGAAAAGAACATGGAGGGGGATGTGGTCTTGGGGTTTTCTCCGAAGTACTCCACCACAGACTCATAGGCCTCCTGTTGGCACAGCCCATCGCCCTGTTAGCATGGGCTCCTCAGAGCCTGATGCCACTCTGTACCTCCTCAGGACATTGGCTACTTCATCTGTTCCTCCAGGCAGGTGGCCCTTCACTTCTGCTTCATCCCCAAAGGGTCCCAGCTGTGGCCACACCCCTCCAGACCTGGGCTATACACCCCCACCTAGTGATCCAATGGCAAGGACTCCTTCATTTCCCCAACCCAACTTCCCTGGCTCCAGATcaggccagccccagcccacctgaGCAGTCTTGCTGTCTGCCAGTAGCTTGTCCATGGTGGGAGAGTTGGCCCTGAGGAACTCCTTAAGCACCAAGCAGTCATCCTGCCGCACAAACTCCCTCTGTGTCAACTCCAGGCCTCGTTGCAGGGAGCGCACATCCCCCAGGACACTGTCCAGGGACACTGGGTGGAAGGCAGGGCAGCGTGAACTCAAGGAATCTGAGAGGCAGCACTCCTACCCAGTTACATCTTGCAGTCCCCTTGCTTCCCAGTGGCCTCCGGCCTGAACTCCTGCCTGCTCAGGGCCCTGGCTGCTCTATACCTGAGCCTGCCTTGTCCAGGAAGTGCAAGTCACTGTGGAAGCCTGTGAGCTGTGGGTACTTCTCAGCAATGACCTTCACCAGGTAGTGCAGCAGTGTCTGCTTTCGGTCAGTCGACTTCATCTCCAACAGCTGAGCAAAGACCTGTTGTAAGCCACAGGCCACcagccagcccccagcccccatgcCAGGCCCCCCACCTCACCACATCCAGACTCTGGAGCCGGAAACCATAGGCTGCCCCACGCTTGCTGCTGTTCATGTAGTTGCCAAAGGCCAGGACGATCTGGGAGAGGCAGGGGAAGAGACTCAATAGGGTACCAGGGCTGGGGAAGCCCCTTAAGTAAACATTACACAAGAAAAAAGGTGACGAAAAGTgagcctgcacacacacagcCTACCACACTTCTGAATGGAACTCTCTCTCCATGACACACATACTTGTGTGTATGCACGTTTCACATGTGTGCATGGTTAACCCATGAACATATCCAATTTTGCCCTTTGCTGGTCCAACCCAAAATTGGCAGCCACTTTCCCCTCCTAGGGGTTGTCACCCTTTTGCCAACCATTACTACTGGTCCCCTCCTGGGATGGTCCACTGCTGCTCACACAGCAATACCCAGAGGGGCTGACCCCTCTGGCAGGGTCTCAGATACCCTGTTAAAGGCATGGCTGCTGTCACCAATCCTCACCCAGATCTAGTTTTGTCTTTCAAAGCATGTACATGAGAAGTGGGAACATTATCTTTGTTGTACACTATGTAGGTGGGGCCTTCTCACACTGCTTAGAAGAGGCCAGGATGGGCCCAGCCTCTGGGCCCCTTGCCCTGGGCTCTCACCTCTAGGATCTGCCGGAGTTTGTCAGAGGACTTGATGGACATTGAGGCTGCAATGATGGCATTCAGTTGCTGGAGGTGAGACAGGGGAGGTAAGTTGGAGGCACCCTCATCAAGAGGCTCAGGTCTCCCAGATGAAGCCTGGGCTGAGAGATGCCTCCCCCCACCCAAAGCCCAGGCCACACTGCCCTGCCCGCCCCGCCCACACCGGCATGAGCAGCTGGGCCGTATCCGGGAAGTTGCCCAGGAAGGTGAGCGTGGACATGCGCTCCGGCAGGCGTGGGATGCGGCTAAAGCGTAGCATGAAGCGGTCCTCTTCCGACAGCTCCTCCAAGGGACGCTGCTCCCGCTCAAAGCGGGCAATGAGGCTGCGCTCATACTCCGTGGGCAGAAAGCGGGTCAAAAGCTCCAAGAAGTCCAGGCCGAGAGCCTGCAGGTCATACCTGATGGATGAGCAGAGGAGCCAGCCGTTTAAACCCCATATCCACCAGCCCAGAGAACAAGACTACATTCCCTCCTTTGGTTGAATAAATGaacttaaatatttactatttgctGACAGCTTCAGAGAACAAGAAGTAGGAGTTTCGAGAAAATGGGAGTTTGGGAGCCCAGGTCCCCATCATTCATCAATGGCAGAAGCCCTACTATAAATCTCTCTGCCAAAGAGGCAAGAAGGGAGTGGGATGTCCCAATCTAGGCCTGGACTCAGTTTTCttaacctaaaaatggaaatacagtTCCCTGTCCACGGTTCCAATGAAGCTTATAGGCTCTGTCCCCCAGCAGGGGCTCTTACTAGGCTCTGCCTGAAGATCCCAGCCTAGAAGAGGGGCTGAGCTGCCAAAAGCCCAGAGCAGGGTACTCACGTCTCAATAGCCTGGCAGATGCGGTCGGCCCCCAGATTGCCCTTGCGCAGAGTGATGGCCAGGTTTTTGGCCCGGTTGGCCTCAATGAGTGTTGCTTTACTGGGGGCCTTGTGAGCTGCCTTGCCCTTGAGAGCACTGATGTCCAGACTGGGGCCTTGAGACTTAGTCTTGAACTGTTCCTCAAAGTCACTCATGTCCAGCTCCTAGGGTACAGGGGGAGAAGGTGGGGCTGGTTGGGGCCAAGGTCTGGCACACTCCGAGTGAGCACTGTGTTCAAGGATAGAACCACTGGTTCAGCTCTGATAGGCTATCAGCAGAGAGACAAAGCAATAACCCAAATAGAACATAGGCCGTGATACAGGAGAAGCACAAGGAACACTGAGGAAGAAGAGAACCACCCAGCCTAGAAGACCCAGCCTTGGACCATTAAGAAAGGAGTGAACTGGTCatcagggaaaagggaagggcaAAGGGTACAGAATGATCAGTGGCTCAGAAGCAATGGAACACATCCCTTTTggaaaactgaaagtggaatCAAGAGGGCTAAGGTCCTGGTTGTGAAGAAGTGGCAGGAAAAGGGCCTGAAAGGAGAGGGATATGCCCCTCTATAGGAAAGGAGGGTAAAGACTCCAGGGAGGTCAGTATACCACTGCCTACTAGACCAATGCACCAAGGCAGTGTAGCTTAATGCTCTGCCCATCTCCACTTCTGTAAAACTGGGTGGAGATGACCACCCCCATGATCCTGGCAAGCCCCCACCTCTTCGATGCCCACACTAGGAGCAAGACAGGTGCACTCACTTGTAGCACTTTCTCATCGTTGAGCTCTGTGAACACGGTGCCTGTAATCTGGCTGGGTTTCAGGGCCACCCAGTTCAAGAGTGGCATCCGGAACTTGGTCTGGATGGGTTTCTTGGCCTTCACTCCTGGGGCCGGGAGGGAGTGGTGAGCACTGGGGGCGCTAGAGGCAACCAGCCCAGCAAGGCCTGacagggcagcaggaggcagtAGGAAGCCCCTGGACAGAGGGTCCTGGAGGACACTGAGGCTGGGGCTCTACTCATCTCCCCCAAGCCCTGGGCTCGAGGGGGTCCACTCCACTCACCTAAGCTCGTCTCTGGGCCAGGCCCTCCAAGGGCATCAGGGGGACCTCCGGGCGGCGGTGGGGGCGGCGGTGGCACTGGTCCGTCAGTGCCGAGAGGTGGCGGCGGaggcggtgggggtgggggcggtaAGTCTCCTGGCAACGGTGGTGCAGGCGGGGGCTCTGGGCTACCCGGGAGGGGCGGGGCCGGTGGGGGCGTCGAGGGAGGGGCTTCCTGTTGGAACTGGGGGCCAGGCGGTGGGGGTGGTGGCGCGGGCGGTGCTGCTCCAGGAGCCAGCTCTGCTGCAGGTGGGAGATCTGAAGCCAGCGAGGGCGGGGCGGGGGAGGAGCGAGTCAACTTCGTGGCTTAGGTGGTTTCAGGTCCGCCTCCCTGCCCTGTGACTTACCTGCGCCTATCTGAGCCACACCCACAACCCAGACCGCCCTCAGCTGACTCTTGAGTGCCAGACCTGGCCCCAGGTTCCCCTTCCAGGCcctgatcccccgcccccaccgcaccccacccCAGCTTGAAGCTCCCGCGCACCTGGGCTGGGGGAGCAGCTGGGCAACGCCGGAGTAGGAGCATCACTGCCGCTTGGGGTTGCCACAGTGACTGGGACGATCTCAATGGAGACGGCATCCCCGGGCCCCCGCAGGATTCGGATTAACCCCTTTTCCTCCAATTCCTCGACCTTCAGCTCCAGGGCGGAGGGCCGTGCCGGGGCGGGAGGAGGCACTTTCTCAGGCTCCGGGGGACGTCTGGAGATGCCCATGGGGGTTGACTCGCTGAAGCGTTCCTGCAAGCCCCAGGGAAGGAATCAGTGCCCACCGGCAGGCTCCAGGCTCCGTGGCACAAAGTCTCCATCCTTTCCCAGGGTTAGGGAGGAGCTGTCAAGCCCAGAAACCCCAGCCAGCCTATTCTTAGGAGCCCACCCCAGTCCAAACCCCAGCCTCACCCTCAGGGTCTCCAGTTCCTTGCGGGCCTGGCTTAGCTGCTTTTCCAGTTCAGCAATCTTGGCCATGGAGTCGTTCTCTGCGTCCCGAAGCCGCTCTGTCAGCTGTAGCACCGGCACATGGTGAGCTACCACCCGCGGCCAGGCAGCACTGGCACCGCCGGTGAGGGGGCGGCATCAGGCAAGCCTGCCTGGAGCTGGGGGAGGCTCCCAGATCCGCTCAGCCCCGCGTGCCAAGGGTGGGCCGAGCCTGGTACTTGAACCTCAGTAAGAGGAGGGGAAACTAAGGACCACCGATGAGAAAGGTGGGTGGGAAGGAGGAGACTGAGCTAGGAGGGACCCCGGGCACCCAGTTCCTCCAAGTCAAAGCTTGGGGTCTGAGCATCTGTGGAGGTGGCGCCTGCCTTTCACATAAATCCCACACGGTGCAGGAGCTCGCTGAATACTCATTGAGAAAGACACCCAAAGGACTCAGGAATTGGATTCAGGCCAAACTCAGGGGCTAGAAGGACAGCCACCTCCAATTCACATCCAGAACAGTGCTTGCCCTTCAGTACCTTATTATGCCTTCAGGCCCTAGGACCCTGAGACATAAGTGTTCAGAGGGCTTATTACGCGCTGGGCTGGGTTCAGGACCAGCTCTCACCAGTGCCACTTGCTCCTGCAGCTCCTCCATGTGCTCCAGCACAGCATTCTTGGTCTCAGTGTCCTCCAACAGCGAACCCACATCAAAAATGTTGTCCAGATATGCCTGAATCTGCACCTGCAGCTTGTCACTCTCCGTAAGCCGAAGCCTCTGTCCCCAGATGGAATGAGCAGGGTGAGGCCTAATTCCGGGGGTCTTTCTGACCATTCACCATTACTGGGACCCAGAGGAAGGGGCCTGAACCCTAGCctgcctttttctttatttttttattgagatataattcacatgcgATAAAATTCACCATCTGAAAGTATATGCTTCAAGAGTTTTTAGTACGTTCACAAGGTTGTCATCATCACtatctaatttcagaacattttcatcacatttcccccccccaaaaaaaaaatcctataccCCATTAGTCACTCCTATTCCCTCCTCCCTACCCCCTGGAAACCATTCATTTacttactatctttttttttttttcattcatttacttccTATTTCTATGGATTTATacattctggacatttcatataaagaaTCACATATGTAGCCTTTTGTGTCTAGCTTCATTTACTTAAGGTGATGTTTTTAAGGCTTGTCCATGTAACCTGTCAGTACTATGTCTCTTTGTTATGGCTGAATATATTCCACTGTACATACATATAAATTGAGACTGCTTTTCACCTTTGTCAATCTTGGCTTTCAAAAATCCAATCCCAGAGGCCCTACTGCTCCAGCCAACCTTCTAAAAGGAATCTGGGCAGAAGCTGCAGTTTCTCTGCTTAGGCTGGGCCAAGAAGCCCCAAGACCCCTGCCCACCTTCCCAGGACCCAGACCTTCCTGCCTAATATCTGTGGGCTCCCTATTATGTCCTAGAGTGAGAGTGGCTATCTGAGCTGGTACTCCCAGAATCAGACCCAGGGCCACTGGAGTGTATTCCAGTGCCTGCCACAAAAGCTGCTGGACTGAGTGCCTATCCTGTGTTGGGCATTGTTCTACACATTAGAGTCATTATTACTTCTATGATTTTCTTGTTtgacagatgggaaaactgagagaGAGGAACTCAGAGAGAGGAACAGATCTATCCAAGATCACATGACTAGGAAGTAGCAGAGCCAGGATCTGAACCCAGATCTGCCAACCAGCTGGCCAAAATCTGTGTTGGTTGATGGTTATGtcgggggaaggggaaggagtgcAGTGCTCACCTCCAAGTACAAGTCCAGACCCAGATGAGTGAACTCATATTGCAAGAAGACACGGAAGTTCATATTCTCCACCGAGTGTACCACAATGTTGATGAATTGCATGCAGGCCACCTGGGGGTCCAGGAGAGCAAGTCTGTGATCCTCTAAGTAGGGGGTGCTCAACCTCCATTTATCCCCAAGTCTCCCTACCTCTCCATAGTATTTACTCCACTAACACAGTGTTGTCACCTCTATGTCCCCAATCTAGCcctctccccccaacacccactCCTTCCCCACTGGCCAGTCAGCCCTCATGCTTTACTGGGGCAGAACCCAGAGCCCAGCCACTCCCTGAACCCAACAGGGCCTGGCCTGGGCCCCAGCCAGCCTCCTAAGCTCACCATGAAGTCGATATTGCTGTCCTCATTCCGGAAATAATCCATGAGCTTTTCAAAGCGGTGCTGTTCCCCACATACCTGGGTAGGGGGAATGGTGCTCACTGAGAACCCAGTAACACCTCTCCTAAGCCATCCTGGCTGTCACCCTTGTACGGCTACAAGGTCCTCATCAGATATATCTAAGCTAAGCCATGTCAGTCTTCTGCTGCAAACTCCACTCTCGCTCAGTCCCCTCCCAGAGCCCTCTTGTACACTTACTCTGCACGTGGGCACACTCCCGCCTCAAGGCCTTTGCACGTGCTGTTCCAACTGCCTCAACAATGACCACACCCACCCTCACCTCTCTCACAGCTTTGCTCAAGTCTTACCTTCTCAATGAGGCTCCCTGACCACCCTGCAGCCAGTTCTCCCCCAAGCCAGTGTCTCTTTTTCCCTACAACACTTGTCATTTCCTAACACACTATgtaatttccttatttattaCATTGTTTATTATATGTCTtctctgcttttttgtttctcttgcttACTGATATATCCCAGGGTCCCATTCCTGCCTGGCTCATAATAGGTCCTCAGTAAACATTCATTAAGGAATGAAGGAACACATCCAGCTCATGCACCATATTCCCACACAACCACTCTAGCAAGCCTATTAGCCAGAGTGCGCAACCCCAAGATGTCAGAATCAAGTCCAGTTCGGACCTGGCAAGCCTGAGAATCAGAGGCTTAGCAGATCCCTATAGTTGTCCCTGTCCCAGTCAGCCAGTGCCCCCACCTGATTCTGTACCTTCCTTGCAGAACTTCCTTATCCTCTGGGTTCCCCAAATGCCTACCCAATATCCTCAGCTGCTCCCATCAGAGGTTACAACTACTAGCCCCAGGGGCAAGTATGTGTTTGGATGGGGACTCCGGTACCTCCTTGAAATTGTCAAAGGCTGCAAGGATGATATCATGTCCTCCCCGCACCAGGCACACAGCCGCAAGCAGCTCCAGCACCAGGGCCTTGGTTCTGGGCAAAGAGTGGACAAGTTGTCCCTCAGGAACCAGCAGTGCCCATAGCCAGGGTGGGCATGGCCCTGGCTAGAGGAGGACAGGGGCACTGACGGCAGAGGTAGGATGAGTCTGGGCAGCAGTCCTGAGAACTGGGGGACAGAGTAGGCAAGGGGTTAAGTAGAAGAGTCTACATGTGGAGACAGATTAGGGACGTGAACCTTACCGGGGGTTCTTATTGTTGAGACTCAGAGCAATCTCATTCACACAGGCCGGGTGGTTCATAACAAGGCTAAAGCCAGactggggagagaagagaggtcCGTCAGCACCTCCTACATATTTGATGCCGTGCCTTTCTGATCTCTAATGCCCTCAGcttagaaagttattttttttttcttatctgacCACATCTCCTCAGCAGCAGCCAGATCCTAAAACTGTCCctcttttaatttgtcttttccAAAGCCAGTGTCAGCCACCTTGGACATGCTGAGTCCTTAAGGGCTGAGAAAATAAGAGAGACAAGCTTCACCCGCAGGTTCCTCCAAACACGGCCAAATGCTCTCCCCATGGACCTTGCTATTCAGTTCCGCTTGGCCCCCAGGTGAGGCACGTCCTTGCCTCAGCCACACCCAGGAGCACTCAAGGGGATCTGACAAGGGGGGAGCAAAAATGTGGGCATCCCCTCAAGATTCATCAGCCTCAAGATCCCCTACCAGCCCAGATCCCCAGGGTTCCCtgctggggcggggggggggagcagGGAGAAGGACATTTGGTCTCCAAATATCAGCAATTTGCACAATCCCCAGTGAAGACAGccccctctccccagctccccTAGTCCCATGGCCACCAGCCAACCTGGTAGTTCATGATGGCGCGCAGGCACATGATACAGACGTGGACATCATCCTTCTGGCTGACGATACGGGAATTCCGTAAGGCCTTCCTGCTGTGGGCAGGGGTCATCctgggtggggtgcagaagacaacAGGTCAGAGCTCTGAGACCCAACTTCctgctccccccaccaccaccaataaGATGATCGCTGGAGTAAGAGAGGGCATATTTGGAACCTTAAGCCACTGCCTCCCATCTACCTATCCAAAGAGCCCAACTGAGGGCAGGTGGGCCTCCTCAGTCCTCAGGCAGGGAGGGTGGGTCGAGGAAGCAAAGACCCTTACAAGGACTTAGCACTAAGAAGAGTTGCTGTGTTTGGGGTGGAGAGAACTGAGAGAGGGGCCAGACAGATTCGGCTTGGAAGAAGCCATGAGAAGACTTTCCACAAGGTGGCGCTCGTAGCCACTTGGGCTCATCTCCATCTTGAGAGGCAGATTGTGAATGCAGAATGCTGTGGTTCAAGAACATTCCAGGTCACCACGTactaggcaagttacttaatctcccTGTACCCCACTTTCCTCAGTTGTAAAATAGGTATGGCAATAATAGCACCTTCTTGACAGGGTTGCTGGGACTATGAAAAGAGCTCGGAACAGCTCTTGGCACCTAGTAAGGACTACATGTGCGTGCGTGCTCAATTATtcttggccaaaaaaaaaaaaaaagtgtgatgttttcatttttgtagaaCTGCCAACGGAGACTTCCACGTCAGTCCTCTTGGTAATTCTATCACATTTCCAGCAACACTAagaggccccacctcctcccaagTCCTCGCCTCTGCTTGCTACATCACCCGTTTACGTCATGACACAAATATGCTTAAGTCTTTGCTGTTCCTCCCCCCTGGACTGCCCTTCCTTGCCCCTGTTGTTGCCTATACAGCCTCTGTCCATCTTTAAGACATAGTTCCAGCATCATCCCTTCTGAGTAGCCCTGCTCATGCCCCAGGTCGTGGCcacctcccttctttttttttttttttttttaatttatttttagttttcggtggacacaacatcttttttacttttatggggtgctgaggatcgaacccagcgccccacgcatgccaggccagcgcgctactacttgagccacatccccagcccgccacCTCCCTTCTTAAAGTTGCCACATCTCTGTGACAACCTGTCACACTGAATTGTTCCCCACTAAATTATGGAACCCCCAAAGGAGGGTGATCTGACATATGGGTACCTGCCACATACCTAATACATAGTAAGtgctttaaaatgtttgttgaacGAGTAAGGGAATGAATGAACAGAGAAATATTGTGAGAGTTTGGGGGTTAATATGCAGTTGGTTCCCTAAACCCAAAGTTGGAAGCTGGGTTCCACAAGATGCTCCAAGGtcatttccttcctcctcccacctcccagctGGATGCCCTATATTTAGATAAGGAGACCTACCACAGTAGCTGAACCCAAGGATGTCAGCTGAATGCCCCATccaacccacccaccccccagggAGCTGGCCAGGCAAGCACCGGCCCCCAGGTGGCTACGTACCGGGGAGAAGGGGGGCACCTGGAGGccgcataggagaaaacaggggaTTAGATGGGTACAAGAGAGGTCCTACCACCCCAGAAGGCCCCTCCTCATCCCAGACCCACCCAGGTGCTCATCCCTTAACATATTAGTGTCCTGAGTGCTATGTGAGGCCCTGACTCTGGTCCCCCATGCTTGGTtacccctccccagcccccagggccaTGTATAGAGATGTCTAGATGTGACAGCATGGGGGTGACTTCTTCATTCTCCTGCCACCCTGTCTTAGGAACCACATACTTGACGGTCAAGTGGCGACTTTTGGGCACTGATGAGGGTGGCCCCTTGCTAAGATCTTCCACAGACTGCTCCAGGGGTTTGCTCTTCTCTGAGTTGGAGGCGCCGTTATCTGTGCTTTCCATGTCATACCTGGAGATACGATGCAAGGGGCTTGGAGGCCAGCACTGCAGGGGACACTTAAGAAGGGGATGGAGGAAACTGCCAGGTGGGCCAGATCTGCAGGAAAAACTGGGACAAGAGCAGGAGGCTGTGTTCTTGGCCCTGGGCTGAGCACAGCAAGAAGTGAGGGGACATCCCTCCTTGAATGGGCATGCCTTCAGGAAGGGGTGTGCAGGGCCAAGTACTGGGTCCCAGGGGGCTCCAACTATGCTGACTGGAACTGGCCAGAGGTGTGGGCTGAGGCTGAGGGACACATGGATCAAGGCTCCGAAGAGTGGCATGAGGGTGGGGTTGGGGGCTTACGTGACAGAGCACTGGGCAAAGGCCAGGTATTCCAGGAGCACATCCAGGCCACGGTTTTCCTCATTGAGAAACTCCTGCACCCACCTGTAGGGCACAGGCTCCCTGAGTCCCATCCAGGAAGTGTCCTGCTCGAGTTGTACAACAAGCACAGCCCTTGGATGGCCTTTCCCCAGGAAGACACCAACACATCCAACCTCAGGAGACCCAGTGATGCCAGGGGGTACTGGGGGCTCAGGCAGGGCCATGGTCCAGCCAGGCACCAAGCTGCCGACTGAGGATGGGCAGGAGCAAAGGAGGAGTGGCTGGACACCCACTAGGAGGTGGTCTACAGGCATAGCCTACGAAGGAGTCAGAGGAAGCCCTCCTAGACCCTAGGGGACCTAGGCCCTTGCTCACCCAATGTGGTTTGTCCTTAGGGAGGTCTCCAGCTCCCGCAGAACCTGTGTGGACTCCTGAACTCGCCTCTTGAACTGAGAGCCAAGAACAAGGAGTGTGGTGGGTGGAGCACAGTTTCCCACAGGCCATCAAGCCCTGAGGCAGCGGCCAGCAtgcccaccctccccacccccaacacaggGCCTTTCACGCTCTGCCTCCCCCACCACCTCCACACACCTGCCCAGCAGAATAAACACTCACAGGATGCATGCACTCCCCATGCATAGACGCACAGGGTGCACACAAGCTACATACACAGACGCAGAatgcacatacacagacacacacacacacctccccatagacacacacacattcctatATAAGCACACAGGGCACATACTCATTTAAGCATGCACATCCCACACACCACCCTGGGGACATAGACATAGGGTATGCACACACCCATGCATGGACACAtggggtacacacacacacacacacacacacacacacacacacactgacactgACACGAACCCACAGACAAGTTGATTCACATGGCTGTGCCAGCTGCCCAGAGCCTAGAAGGTACAAGGGGGAAGGAGAGAATAAAAGGGGAGACATATACCCCCAGGTTGGACATCCAATCAGCTGCTACCTTTCTGCTGACCCCACCGGTATCCAGGTAACTCTTCAGCTTCTGGATGTAAGCGGCAGGGGGGTTCTTGACTTGAAACCGCTCCTGAGGAGATGGATGGGGGCACAGGGAGCCAGTCAGAGCTGCCCCGGGGCCAATGACCTGTTCTCATCCCAGTgtcccatcctctgctctatccTGGGGCTCAGACTGTCTTAAGATGTCTCTGAAGGACCAATGGCACAAACCCAAACCATCTagccccaggcctggcctgcccctcctgctgtggcctccccAGGCCACAGTCCTCTTCCACCCACTGGTTTCCATGGGTAGAATGTAAAGGGTCCATCCTAGGGTAGGCCCAGCGCTAGGGGGGATTCAGCCTGAACAGTAGGCGGCaccttccctgccctccctggaCGAGAGCTGGGAGTACAGACAGGGTGTGATAGGGGGACCCTGGCAGGCTGAGGCCTCTCCCCCAGGACTCCTGTCCCCCTGTGTTGGTAGGTGCCCTTGTGGGGGCTCCTCTTCTGTGTTACACAAAGCAACTCCTAACTCAGCCACCCTATCCCTGGGACAGCAGGGAGACTCCCACAGAGGGACCATGCAGAGACCCCCACCCGCAAGGGCTCCCATCCCTCCCATCTCAGACCCCTTGGATGTGCCCAGCCACCCCCCATAACCCTCTACTTCTCCAGCCTTTGAGTCTCTACCTCTGAGATGCCAGGCCCAGCCTTTTCAGCAGGACTCCTTCAGCC
This window of the Ictidomys tridecemlineatus isolate mIctTri1 chromosome 3, mIctTri1.hap1, whole genome shotgun sequence genome carries:
- the Fmnl1 gene encoding formin-like protein 1 isoform X2, translated to MGNAAGSAEQPAGPAAPSPKQPAAPKQPMPAAGELEERFNRVLNCMNLPPDKVQLLSQYDNEKKWELICDQERFQVKNPPAAYIQKLKSYLDTGGVSRKVAADWMSNLGFKRRVQESTQVLRELETSLRTNHIGWVQEFLNEENRGLDVLLEYLAFAQCSVTFSCRSGPPGSFLHPLLKCPLQCWPPSPLHRISRYDMESTDNGASNSEKSKPLEQSVEDLSKGPPSSVPKSRHLTVKCPPSPRMTPAHSRKALRNSRIVSQKDDVHVCIMCLRAIMNYQSGFSLVMNHPACVNEIALSLNNKNPRTKALVLELLAAVCLVRGGHDIILAAFDNFKEVCGEQHRFEKLMDYFRNEDSNIDFMVACMQFINIVVHSVENMNFRVFLQYEFTHLGLDLYLERLRLTESDKLQVQIQAYLDNIFDVGSLLEDTETKNAVLEHMEELQEQVALLTERLRDAENDSMAKIAELEKQLSQARKELETLRERFSESTPMGISRRPPEPEKVPPPAPARPSALELKVEELEEKGLIRILRGPGDAVSIEIVPVTVATPSGSDAPTPALPSCSPSPDLPPAAELAPGAAPPAPPPPPPGPQFQQEAPPSTPPPAPPLPGSPEPPPAPPLPGDLPPPPPPPPPPPLGTDGPVPPPPPPPPGGPPDALGGPGPETSLGVKAKKPIQTKFRMPLLNWVALKPSQITGTVFTELNDEKVLQELDMSDFEEQFKTKSQGPSLDISALKGKAAHKAPSKATLIEANRAKNLAITLRKGNLGADRICQAIETYDLQALGLDFLELLTRFLPTEYERSLIARFEREQRPLEELSEEDRFMLRFSRIPRLPERMSTLTFLGNFPDTAQLLMPQLNAIIAASMSIKSSDKLRQILEIVLAFGNYMNSSKRGAAYGFRLQSLDVLLEMKSTDRKQTLLHYLVKVIAEKYPQLTGFHSDLHFLDKAGSVSLDSVLGDVRSLQRGLELTQREFVRQDDCLVLKEFLRANSPTMDKLLADSKTAQEAYESVVEYFGENPKTTSPSMFFSLFSRFIKAYKKAEQEVEQWKKEAAAQEAGADTPGRGEPPAPKSPPKARRQQMDLISELKRKQQKEPLIYESDRDGAIEDIITVLKTVPFTARTGKRTSRLLCEASLGEEMPL